The following proteins come from a genomic window of Halomarina ordinaria:
- the nuoK gene encoding NADH-quinone oxidoreductase subunit NuoK: MVAVQYYLVLSAAVFCIGLFGILTRRNALFFLMSVELMLNAANINLVAFSYQFGNLTGQVFSLFTMALAAAEVAVGIGIILVLYRNFSDVDVTKATTMRW, translated from the coding sequence ATGGTCGCCGTCCAGTACTACCTCGTGCTGTCGGCGGCGGTGTTCTGCATCGGGCTGTTCGGCATCCTGACCCGGCGCAACGCCCTGTTCTTCCTGATGAGCGTCGAGTTGATGCTGAACGCGGCGAACATCAACCTCGTCGCGTTCTCCTACCAGTTCGGCAACCTCACCGGACAGGTGTTCAGCCTCTTCACGATGGCGCTGGCCGCGGCCGAGGTGGCCGTCGGTATCGGCATCATCCTCGTACTGTACCGGAACTTCAGCGACGTGGACGTCACCAAGGCGACCACGATGAGGTGGTAA
- a CDS encoding NuoI/complex I 23 kDa subunit family protein: MIGILKGMATTMKHALDGTTFTVEYPDQAPEVSPRFRGVHKFSQERCIWCRQCENVCPNDTIQIVTDDQRNGEQYNLHIGQCIYCRLCEEVCPVDAILLTQNFEFTADTKDEFAYNKEQLKNVPWYKDIDPLASREPDRGAWIGEGEGNVDYQ; this comes from the coding sequence ATGATTGGAATCCTCAAGGGCATGGCGACCACGATGAAGCACGCCCTGGACGGGACGACGTTCACCGTCGAGTACCCGGACCAGGCACCGGAGGTCAGCCCCCGGTTCCGCGGCGTCCACAAGTTCAGCCAGGAGCGCTGTATCTGGTGTCGCCAGTGCGAGAACGTCTGCCCGAACGACACGATACAGATCGTCACGGACGACCAGCGTAACGGCGAGCAGTACAACCTCCACATCGGCCAGTGTATCTACTGCCGACTGTGTGAGGAGGTCTGCCCCGTCGACGCCATCCTGCTCACGCAGAACTTCGAGTTCACGGCGGACACGAAGGACGAGTTCGCCTACAACAAAGAACAGCTGAAGAACGTCCCCTGGTACAAGGACATCGACCCGCTCGCCTCGCGCGAACCCGACCGCGGCGCGTGGATCGGCGAGGGCGAGGGGAACGTGGACTACCAGTAG
- a CDS encoding NADH-quinone oxidoreductase subunit D produces the protein MSLEKPTPSTTADVGVTEQGLDYDALESLLGDLVIGRESHVNAEAFVVRPDRVATALDRLKSRAGFDHLSCVTAQEYEDRFESIYHLKKYADPTQEVGIVVPTGRENPHSQSGNAAFRTADWHEREAYDLVGITYDEHPDLRRILLPETWQGHPMRLDYDQEQPQVVAFREHANPLQDDQRDDGADTMFLNIGPHHPATHGVLHLKAVLDGEVVADVDPDIGYLHRCEEQMCQQSTYRHQIMPYPDRWDYISAGILNEWAYARAAEDLADIEVPEYAQIIRTMSAELCRIASHMLAVSTFALDVYGDFTAIFQYGVRDREVVQNILEDLTGQRLMFNYLRLGGVAWDLPEPREEFFEKTHDFLDGLPGKLEEYHDLLTGNEIFQLRCVDTGVIEPEVAKSYGVTGPVVRGSGVDYDLRRDDPYGYYPELDWDVVTEDGCDNYARVLVRLKEVEESAKIIEQCVDLLEDWPEDERTIQSNVPRTLKPDTDREIYRAVEAAKGELGIYIRSDGTDTPARFKIRSPCFSNLQALPEMSEGEYVPDLVASLGSLDIVLGEVDR, from the coding sequence ATGAGTCTCGAAAAGCCAACCCCGAGCACGACCGCCGACGTCGGCGTCACCGAACAGGGCCTCGACTACGACGCACTCGAATCCCTGCTCGGCGACCTCGTCATCGGCCGGGAATCGCACGTCAACGCCGAGGCGTTCGTCGTCCGTCCCGACCGGGTGGCGACGGCCCTCGACCGACTGAAGTCCCGCGCCGGGTTCGACCACCTGTCGTGCGTGACGGCCCAGGAGTACGAGGACCGCTTCGAGTCCATCTACCACCTGAAGAAGTACGCCGACCCGACCCAGGAGGTCGGTATCGTCGTCCCGACGGGCCGCGAGAACCCCCACAGCCAGTCCGGCAACGCCGCGTTCCGCACCGCCGACTGGCACGAACGGGAGGCGTACGACCTCGTCGGCATCACGTACGACGAGCACCCCGACCTGCGGCGCATCCTCCTGCCCGAGACCTGGCAGGGCCACCCGATGCGGCTGGACTACGACCAGGAGCAGCCCCAGGTCGTCGCGTTCCGCGAGCACGCGAACCCCCTCCAGGACGACCAGCGCGACGACGGGGCGGACACGATGTTCCTCAACATCGGCCCGCACCACCCGGCGACGCACGGCGTCCTGCACCTGAAGGCGGTCCTCGACGGCGAGGTGGTCGCCGACGTCGACCCCGACATCGGCTACCTCCACCGCTGCGAGGAGCAGATGTGCCAGCAGAGCACCTACCGCCACCAGATCATGCCGTACCCCGACCGCTGGGACTACATCTCGGCGGGTATCCTCAACGAGTGGGCGTACGCGCGCGCGGCCGAGGACCTCGCCGACATCGAGGTCCCCGAGTACGCACAGATCATCCGGACGATGAGCGCCGAACTGTGCCGCATCGCGAGTCACATGCTCGCGGTCTCGACGTTCGCGCTCGACGTCTACGGCGACTTCACCGCCATCTTCCAGTACGGCGTCCGGGACCGCGAGGTCGTCCAGAACATCCTGGAGGACCTCACGGGCCAGCGGCTCATGTTCAACTACCTGCGCCTCGGCGGCGTCGCGTGGGACCTGCCCGAACCCCGCGAGGAGTTCTTCGAGAAGACCCACGACTTCCTCGACGGCCTCCCCGGCAAGCTAGAGGAGTACCACGACCTCCTGACGGGCAACGAGATCTTCCAGCTTCGCTGCGTGGATACGGGCGTCATCGAACCCGAGGTGGCCAAGAGCTACGGCGTCACCGGCCCGGTCGTCCGCGGCTCCGGCGTCGACTACGACCTGCGCCGGGACGACCCCTACGGCTACTACCCCGAACTCGACTGGGACGTCGTCACCGAGGACGGCTGTGACAACTACGCCCGGGTGCTCGTGCGGCTGAAGGAGGTCGAGGAGTCGGCGAAGATCATCGAACAGTGCGTCGACCTGCTCGAGGACTGGCCCGAGGACGAACGCACCATCCAGAGCAACGTCCCCCGGACGCTCAAGCCCGACACCGACCGCGAGATCTACCGCGCGGTCGAGGCGGCGAAGGGCGAACTCGGCATCTACATCCGCTCGGACGGCACCGACACGCCCGCCCGGTTCAAGATCCGCAGCCCGTGCTTCTCGAACCTGCAGGCGCTCCCGGAGATGTCCGAGGGCGAGTACGTCCCCGACCTCGTCGCGTCGCTCGGCAGCCTCGACATCGTGCTCGGTGAGGTCGACCGATGA
- a CDS encoding complex I subunit 4 family protein: MLIEVLIAACLVGAVASFLVPDRFAGRVALAISLVPVAVSTYMYSVFDGSGNALLGGDLAFETSVAWLQLGQYELSYYTGLDGISMPLVVLSTILTTLAILSAWTPIQERQSQFYGLMFVMEASLVGVFSALDFFVWFVFWEAVLIPMYLLIGVWGGPRRKYAAIKFFVYTNVASLVMFVGYFTLVFALGDSISTLALPDVAQAVDAGNLGSVYGLPAETVGLVAFVLLFLGFAVKVPVVPLHTWLPDAHVEAPTPVSVMLAGVLLKMGTYALLRFNFTMLPEAATTLAPYLAAVAVISVIYGAMLALAQQDLKRIVAYSSVSSMGYVILGLVAYTVYGLGGATFQMIAHGLISGLLFLCVGVIYNTTHTRMVGDMSGLADRMPVTVGAMVAGSFAYMGLPLMAGFAAEFFIFVGTFNAGFPGAPVFTSLAMFGIVVVAGYLLFAMQRTLFGGFFSATDYPVTRASPHDVVPLLVLVVLIIVLGTYPDLAFAMIRDAVGPMLELEGATYADVETRGVLSALGGVK, from the coding sequence GTGCTGATCGAGGTACTCATCGCCGCCTGTCTGGTCGGTGCCGTCGCGTCGTTCCTCGTCCCCGACCGCTTCGCGGGCCGGGTCGCGCTCGCCATCAGCCTCGTCCCCGTCGCCGTCAGCACCTACATGTACTCGGTGTTCGACGGCTCGGGCAACGCGCTGCTCGGTGGCGACCTCGCCTTCGAGACGTCGGTCGCGTGGCTCCAGCTCGGGCAGTACGAGCTGAGCTACTACACCGGCCTCGACGGCATCTCGATGCCGCTGGTCGTCCTCTCGACCATCCTGACGACGCTCGCCATCCTGAGCGCGTGGACGCCCATCCAGGAGCGCCAGTCCCAGTTCTACGGGCTGATGTTCGTGATGGAGGCGAGTCTCGTCGGCGTCTTCTCCGCGCTCGACTTCTTCGTCTGGTTCGTCTTCTGGGAGGCCGTCCTCATCCCGATGTACCTGCTCATCGGTGTCTGGGGCGGCCCGCGCCGGAAGTACGCCGCGATCAAGTTCTTCGTCTACACGAACGTCGCCTCGCTGGTGATGTTCGTCGGCTACTTCACCCTCGTGTTCGCGCTGGGTGACTCCATCTCGACGCTCGCGCTGCCCGACGTCGCACAGGCCGTCGACGCGGGGAACCTCGGCTCGGTGTACGGCCTCCCGGCCGAGACGGTCGGGCTAGTGGCGTTCGTGCTGCTGTTCCTCGGGTTCGCGGTGAAGGTGCCCGTCGTCCCGCTGCACACGTGGCTGCCGGACGCCCACGTCGAGGCGCCCACGCCGGTGTCGGTGATGCTGGCGGGCGTCCTCCTGAAGATGGGGACCTACGCCCTGCTGCGGTTCAACTTCACGATGCTGCCGGAGGCGGCGACGACGCTCGCCCCGTACCTCGCGGCCGTCGCGGTCATCAGCGTCATCTACGGCGCGATGCTCGCGCTCGCCCAGCAGGACCTGAAGCGTATCGTCGCGTACTCGTCGGTGTCCTCGATGGGCTACGTCATCCTCGGCCTCGTCGCCTACACGGTGTACGGCCTCGGCGGCGCGACGTTCCAGATGATCGCCCACGGCCTCATCTCGGGGCTGCTGTTCCTCTGCGTCGGCGTCATCTACAACACGACGCACACGCGCATGGTGGGCGACATGAGCGGACTGGCCGACCGGATGCCCGTCACGGTGGGCGCGATGGTCGCCGGGTCGTTCGCCTACATGGGCCTGCCGCTGATGGCGGGCTTCGCGGCGGAGTTCTTCATCTTCGTCGGGACGTTCAACGCCGGCTTCCCCGGCGCGCCCGTCTTCACGTCGCTCGCGATGTTCGGCATCGTCGTCGTCGCGGGCTACCTGCTGTTCGCGATGCAGCGCACCCTCTTCGGGGGGTTCTTCTCCGCGACCGACTACCCCGTCACCCGCGCGAGTCCCCACGACGTCGTGCCGCTGCTCGTGCTGGTCGTCCTCATCATCGTGCTGGGGACGTACCCCGACCTCGCGTTCGCGATGATTCGCGACGCGGTCGGGCCGATGCTCGAACTGGAGGGCGCGACGTACGCTGACGTGGAGACACGTGGCGTGCTCTCCGCGCTCGGAGGTGTCAAATGA
- a CDS encoding NADH-quinone oxidoreductase subunit B — protein sequence MGEGVDNRFNSKLREAFGSSPFILTKFDKFMNWVRGSSMFMLQFGIACCSIEMMHTYAVKHDLDRFGAGVPRASPRQADVIIVPGTIVSKFAPRMKRVYDQMPEPKFVVGMGSCTISGGPFQEGYNVIKGAEEVIPVDIHVPGCPPRPEALIYGVAKLQERVANGETSPVTVKPYELEQFGDLDRDELVQHLADQIDEEDLVMRYNWAESP from the coding sequence ATGGGCGAGGGAGTCGACAACCGCTTCAACTCGAAGCTCCGCGAAGCGTTCGGCTCCTCGCCGTTCATCCTCACCAAGTTCGACAAGTTCATGAACTGGGTGCGGGGCTCCTCGATGTTCATGCTGCAGTTCGGCATCGCCTGCTGCAGCATCGAAATGATGCACACCTACGCGGTGAAACACGACCTCGACCGCTTCGGCGCCGGGGTCCCCCGCGCCTCCCCGCGACAGGCGGACGTCATCATCGTCCCCGGGACGATCGTCTCGAAGTTCGCCCCGCGGATGAAGCGCGTCTACGACCAGATGCCCGAGCCGAAGTTCGTCGTCGGGATGGGTTCCTGCACCATCTCGGGCGGCCCCTTCCAGGAGGGGTACAACGTCATCAAGGGCGCAGAGGAGGTCATCCCGGTGGACATCCACGTCCCCGGCTGTCCCCCCCGTCCCGAGGCGCTCATCTACGGCGTCGCCAAACTGCAGGAGCGCGTCGCCAACGGCGAGACCTCCCCGGTGACGGTCAAGCCGTACGAACTCGAACAGTTCGGCGACCTCGACCGCGACGAACTCGTACAGCACCTCGCCGACCAGATCGACGAGGAGGACCTCGTCATGCGGTACAACTGGGCCGAGTCGCCATGA
- a CDS encoding complex I subunit 1/NuoH family protein, which produces MLPETIGGLLGFGSNMGPLESFVAALLAAFLIGNIMLITTAVAGPWAKRKITAAFTDRIAVNRIGPFGLLIIVADAVRLLSKELIIPDGADRPAFDLAPIVMVSSALLGFAVIPMGSGIQLADPEVGLAFVFAVASIASVGLVTAGYASNNKYSFLGGLRAVAQNLAYEIPLILTAASVVIFAGTLQMSEIVNAQAEPLFTIAGLTIPAWYAFVNPFAFVLFLAANLAEVGRNPFDVPEAPTEIVAGYQTEYSSVYFVLMYLAEFLHIFLGGAIIATIFLGGPAGPVLPGFIWFTIKIWAVFLLTQWARSAVPRVRIDQLIEIGWKGMLVLSFANLVLTAIIVGVIA; this is translated from the coding sequence ATGCTCCCCGAGACCATCGGCGGGTTGCTCGGCTTCGGGAGCAACATGGGGCCGCTCGAGTCGTTCGTCGCGGCGCTGCTCGCGGCGTTCCTCATCGGCAACATCATGCTCATCACCACGGCCGTCGCCGGCCCGTGGGCCAAGCGCAAGATTACGGCGGCGTTCACCGACCGCATCGCGGTCAACCGCATCGGTCCGTTCGGCCTGCTCATCATCGTGGCCGACGCCGTCCGCCTGCTCTCGAAGGAGCTCATCATCCCGGACGGGGCCGACCGCCCGGCGTTCGACCTCGCGCCCATCGTGATGGTCTCCTCGGCGCTGCTCGGCTTCGCCGTCATCCCGATGGGGAGCGGTATCCAGCTGGCCGACCCCGAGGTCGGCCTCGCGTTCGTCTTCGCCGTCGCCTCCATCGCCAGCGTCGGGCTGGTGACGGCGGGCTACGCGTCGAACAACAAGTACTCGTTCCTGGGCGGGCTTCGCGCCGTCGCGCAGAACCTCGCCTACGAGATACCGCTCATCCTCACCGCGGCGTCGGTGGTCATCTTCGCCGGGACGCTCCAGATGAGCGAGATCGTCAACGCGCAGGCCGAACCGCTGTTCACCATCGCGGGTCTCACCATCCCTGCGTGGTACGCGTTCGTCAACCCGTTCGCGTTCGTGCTGTTCCTCGCGGCGAACCTCGCGGAGGTCGGGCGCAACCCGTTCGACGTGCCCGAGGCGCCGACGGAGATCGTCGCCGGCTACCAGACCGAGTACTCCTCGGTCTACTTCGTGCTGATGTACCTCGCCGAGTTCCTGCACATCTTCCTCGGCGGGGCCATCATCGCGACCATCTTCCTCGGCGGCCCGGCGGGACCGGTCCTCCCCGGGTTCATCTGGTTCACCATCAAGATCTGGGCGGTGTTCCTGCTCACACAGTGGGCGCGCTCTGCGGTCCCGCGCGTGCGCATCGACCAGCTCATCGAGATCGGCTGGAAGGGGATGCTCGTGCTGAGCTTCGCCAACCTCGTGCTGACGGCCATCATCGTCGGGGTGATCGCCTGA
- a CDS encoding NADH-quinone oxidoreductase subunit N, whose product MIPLQTTGTELAGLTMLAPSLVLGVAALVLFLVDSIDPGQASRGVLSGIATVGSLGALLAAGVVLLLTGGESTVLYGGQLVVDGMSLFFTFIFASVTALVSLASYDYLRDDPHQAEYYSLMLLAATGMTLMAASNSFATVFVSLELASLPSYVLVAYLKSNRGSVEAGMKYFLIGALSSAVFAYGISLVYGVTGSLLLPEVADALSGGVDDGLVGVLGVGVVMVIGGFAFKTASVPFHFWAPEAYEGAPSPISAFLSSASKAAGFVVAFRVFLTAFPVGADIGVDWVLAFQVLAFVTMFVGNFAAATQENVKRMMAYSSIGHAGYVLIALGALTGVGDNQLILGAGMIHLAVYGFMNTGAFLFIALAEYWSVGRTFEDYNGLGKQAPVACAAMTVFLFSLAGLPIGGGFLSKFFLLYAAIDGGVLLLAAALIINSALSLYYYTRVVRAMWLEERSTPVAIDGYPTGLYTAIVVAAVVTFALLPGLFFFSDLAFEAAGTFV is encoded by the coding sequence ATGATTCCGTTGCAAACCACCGGTACCGAACTCGCGGGCCTGACCATGCTCGCACCGTCGCTCGTGCTCGGCGTGGCCGCGCTCGTGCTGTTCCTCGTCGACAGTATCGACCCCGGGCAGGCGAGCCGCGGCGTGCTCTCGGGTATCGCCACCGTCGGCTCGCTCGGCGCGCTGCTGGCGGCCGGCGTCGTCCTGCTGCTGACCGGCGGCGAGTCGACCGTCCTCTACGGCGGCCAGCTCGTCGTCGACGGGATGAGCCTGTTCTTCACGTTCATCTTCGCGAGCGTGACGGCGCTCGTCAGCCTCGCCAGCTACGACTACCTGCGCGACGACCCCCACCAGGCGGAGTACTACTCGCTGATGCTACTCGCGGCGACGGGGATGACGCTGATGGCGGCGTCGAACTCCTTCGCCACGGTGTTCGTCAGCCTCGAACTCGCCTCGCTGCCCTCCTACGTGCTCGTCGCGTACCTGAAGAGCAACCGGGGGAGCGTCGAGGCGGGCATGAAGTACTTCCTCATCGGCGCGCTCTCCTCGGCCGTCTTCGCCTACGGTATCAGCCTCGTCTACGGCGTCACCGGGAGCCTGCTGCTGCCCGAGGTGGCGGACGCGCTCTCCGGCGGCGTCGACGACGGCCTCGTCGGCGTCCTCGGCGTCGGCGTGGTGATGGTCATCGGCGGGTTCGCGTTCAAGACCGCCTCGGTGCCCTTCCACTTCTGGGCGCCGGAGGCGTACGAGGGCGCCCCCTCGCCCATCTCGGCGTTCCTCTCGTCGGCCTCGAAGGCCGCCGGGTTCGTCGTCGCCTTCCGCGTGTTCCTCACCGCGTTCCCCGTCGGCGCCGACATCGGTGTCGACTGGGTGCTCGCGTTCCAGGTGCTCGCGTTCGTGACGATGTTCGTCGGGAACTTCGCGGCCGCCACCCAGGAGAACGTCAAGCGCATGATGGCGTACTCCTCCATCGGCCACGCGGGGTACGTCCTCATCGCGCTGGGCGCGCTCACCGGCGTCGGCGACAACCAGCTCATCCTCGGCGCGGGGATGATTCACCTCGCCGTCTACGGCTTCATGAACACGGGCGCGTTCCTGTTCATCGCGCTCGCCGAGTACTGGAGCGTCGGTCGCACTTTCGAGGACTACAACGGCCTCGGGAAGCAGGCACCGGTCGCCTGCGCGGCGATGACCGTCTTCCTGTTCAGCCTCGCGGGCCTCCCCATCGGCGGGGGCTTCCTCTCGAAGTTCTTCCTGCTGTACGCCGCCATCGACGGCGGGGTGCTCCTGCTCGCGGCCGCGCTCATCATCAACAGCGCGCTGTCGCTCTACTACTACACCCGGGTCGTCCGGGCGATGTGGCTCGAGGAGCGGAGCACGCCGGTCGCCATCGACGGCTACCCGACTGGCCTCTACACGGCCATCGTCGTCGCCGCCGTGGTGACCTTCGCGCTCCTGCCCGGTCTGTTCTTCTTCTCGGACCTCGCGTTCGAGGCGGCCGGCACGTTCGTCTGA
- a CDS encoding NADH-quinone oxidoreductase subunit J, translated as MAVAETLAFALFALVTVASSLGVVLVRDVWHAALLLGVALVSVAVHYVMLQAEFLAAMQILVYVGGVLILITFAVMLTRTTPVDEEVAT; from the coding sequence ATGGCAGTAGCAGAGACACTAGCATTCGCGCTGTTCGCTTTAGTTACGGTGGCGAGCAGCCTCGGCGTCGTGCTCGTGCGTGACGTCTGGCACGCAGCGCTACTCCTCGGGGTGGCGCTGGTGTCGGTGGCGGTGCACTACGTCATGCTCCAGGCCGAGTTCTTGGCGGCGATGCAGATCCTCGTCTACGTGGGCGGGGTTCTCATTCTCATCACCTTCGCCGTCATGCTCACTCGTACTACCCCGGTCGACGAGGAGGTGGCGACGTGA
- a CDS encoding NADH-quinone oxidoreductase subunit A: MSNPWIAIGALGLVGVGIPLGMMAVSALLRPTVPEQGKTTVYESGEVPTGTTRIRFNIQYYMVALLFVVFDIETVLIFPWTVIYRDAVSQVGLARALVPMLVFIGVLVVGLVWAWRNGAVRWVRPERPETQQVDNT, encoded by the coding sequence ATGAGCAACCCGTGGATAGCGATCGGCGCGCTGGGGCTCGTGGGGGTCGGCATCCCGCTAGGGATGATGGCGGTTTCGGCCCTCCTGCGGCCCACCGTGCCGGAGCAAGGGAAAACCACCGTCTACGAGAGCGGTGAGGTCCCGACGGGCACCACGCGAATCCGGTTCAACATCCAGTACTACATGGTCGCGCTGTTGTTCGTCGTCTTCGACATCGAGACGGTCCTCATCTTCCCGTGGACGGTCATCTACCGCGACGCCGTCTCGCAGGTGGGTCTCGCACGCGCGCTGGTTCCGATGCTCGTCTTCATCGGAGTCCTCGTCGTCGGCCTCGTCTGGGCGTGGCGTAACGGTGCGGTCCGCTGGGTGCGGCCCGAGCGGCCCGAGACACAACAGGTGGACAACACATGA
- the nuoL gene encoding NADH-quinone oxidoreductase subunit L, with product MAGVFDFAPAIALLPFVSFLVALFGGKYMPKRGALAGIVATAGSLALSIWVALTVAGGETYNEVIYTFVAAEEPFALEFGLLLDQLSALMLVIVSLIAFLVHVFSLGYMNDEGETGLPRYYAELGLFTASMLGFVMSSNLLMAFMFFELVGLCSYLLIGFWFRDDGPPSAAKKAFLVTRFGDYFFLVGVVAVFATFGTAAFAGSESFPALAEQALAGGASDVNTFGFEAQAWFTIIGLLVLGGVMGKSAQFPFHTWLPDAMEGPTPVSALIHAATMVAAGVYLVARMYGFYALSPTALAVIAFVGGFTALFAATMGVVKREIKQVLAYSTISQYGYIMLALGGGGYVAGVFHLTTHAIFKALLFLGAGSVIIAMHHNEDMWDMGGLKDRMPVTYYAFLSGSLALAGIVPFSGFWSKDEVLFETLVHGLGGSPLLLAAWAMGLLAVFFTGFYTFRMVLLTFHGEPRTETARNPHGVRWNVKAPLAVLGVLAAVAGVINLVPVHTLTGGFPPEYLHDWLYYGPEGLNGTYYGELLEQFAGYESGYPLGEVGTMLASAGVSLGLALAGAGLAVALYRGPSPVEHTDRLGSLKTVLFNNYYQDEYQVWLAEGLTTNVARAADKFDQGVIDGVVNGVSSVSLFSGSRVRRLQTGIVSNYATLLTLGLVALIVGLGLLGGWF from the coding sequence ATGGCAGGCGTCTTCGACTTCGCACCCGCGATCGCACTGTTGCCGTTCGTCTCGTTCCTCGTCGCCCTGTTCGGCGGGAAGTACATGCCCAAGCGCGGCGCGCTGGCGGGCATCGTCGCGACCGCCGGGTCGCTCGCGCTCTCCATCTGGGTCGCGCTGACGGTCGCCGGCGGCGAGACGTACAACGAGGTCATCTACACGTTCGTGGCGGCCGAGGAGCCGTTCGCGCTGGAGTTCGGCCTCCTGCTCGACCAGCTCTCGGCGCTGATGCTGGTCATCGTCTCGCTCATCGCGTTCCTCGTCCACGTGTTCAGTCTGGGCTACATGAACGACGAGGGCGAGACGGGACTGCCCCGCTACTACGCCGAACTCGGTCTGTTCACCGCCAGCATGCTCGGGTTCGTCATGTCCTCGAACCTGCTGATGGCGTTCATGTTCTTCGAGCTGGTCGGTCTCTGCTCGTACCTGCTCATCGGCTTCTGGTTCCGCGACGACGGGCCGCCGTCGGCGGCGAAGAAGGCGTTCCTCGTCACCCGCTTCGGGGACTACTTCTTCCTCGTCGGCGTCGTCGCCGTCTTCGCCACCTTCGGCACGGCGGCGTTCGCCGGGAGCGAGTCGTTCCCGGCGCTCGCGGAACAGGCGCTCGCCGGCGGCGCGAGCGACGTGAACACGTTCGGCTTCGAGGCCCAGGCGTGGTTCACGATCATCGGCCTGCTCGTCCTCGGGGGCGTGATGGGCAAGTCCGCGCAGTTCCCGTTCCACACGTGGCTCCCCGACGCGATGGAGGGCCCGACGCCCGTCTCCGCGCTCATCCACGCCGCGACGATGGTCGCCGCCGGCGTCTACCTCGTCGCCCGGATGTACGGCTTCTACGCGCTGAGTCCGACCGCGCTCGCGGTCATCGCCTTCGTCGGCGGCTTCACGGCGCTGTTCGCCGCGACGATGGGCGTCGTCAAGCGTGAGATCAAGCAGGTGCTCGCGTACTCGACCATCTCGCAGTACGGCTACATCATGCTCGCGCTGGGCGGGGGCGGCTACGTCGCCGGGGTCTTCCACCTCACCACCCACGCCATCTTCAAGGCGCTGCTGTTCCTCGGCGCGGGGTCGGTCATCATCGCGATGCACCACAACGAGGACATGTGGGACATGGGCGGGCTGAAAGACCGGATGCCCGTCACCTACTACGCGTTCCTCTCGGGCAGTCTCGCGCTCGCGGGCATCGTCCCGTTCTCCGGCTTCTGGTCGAAGGACGAGGTGCTCTTCGAGACGCTCGTCCACGGCCTCGGGGGGAGCCCCCTCCTGCTCGCGGCGTGGGCGATGGGCCTGCTCGCGGTGTTCTTCACCGGGTTCTACACCTTCCGGATGGTCCTGCTGACCTTCCACGGCGAACCCCGGACGGAGACGGCGCGCAACCCCCACGGCGTGCGCTGGAACGTGAAGGCGCCGCTCGCGGTGCTCGGCGTGCTGGCCGCGGTGGCCGGCGTCATCAACCTCGTGCCCGTGCACACTCTCACGGGCGGGTTCCCACCGGAGTACCTCCACGACTGGCTGTACTACGGTCCCGAGGGTCTCAACGGGACCTACTACGGCGAACTGCTCGAGCAGTTCGCCGGCTACGAGTCCGGCTACCCGCTCGGTGAGGTCGGGACGATGCTCGCCTCGGCGGGCGTCTCGCTCGGTCTCGCGCTCGCCGGCGCGGGCCTCGCGGTGGCGCTCTACCGCGGCCCCTCGCCGGTCGAACACACGGACAGACTCGGCTCTCTCAAGACCGTGCTCTTCAACAACTACTACCAGGACGAGTATCAGGTGTGGCTCGCAGAGGGGCTGACGACGAACGTCGCCCGGGCCGCCGACAAGTTCGACCAGGGCGTCATCGACGGCGTGGTCAACGGCGTCTCCAGCGTCTCGCTGTTCTCCGGGAGCCGCGTCCGTCGTCTCCAGACCGGTATCGTCAGCAACTACGCGACGCTGCTCACGCTGGGGCTGGTCGCGCTCATCGTCGGCCTCGGCCTGCTCGGGGGGTGGTTCTGA